One Sandaracinaceae bacterium genomic window, CTCGGCGACGTCTTTTGCTGGCAGAGCGAGGCGGTCACGGTTTTCAACCTGGGAACGCAGAAGAGCTGGCGGACCAAGGCAGAGCTGTGGGCTGTCGAGCGAGCCGTAGAAAGAATGGTCGAGCAAGCACGGGCTCTTGGCATTCAGCGTATCGGCCTGCCTCGCATTGGCGCTGGCCTTGGTGGCCTCCAGTGGGAGGCTGAGGTCAGGCCACTTCTCGAGCGAATAGGGGATACCACTGCGGCTGAGCTCGTCGTCTTCGAGACCTTCGTGAAGAGGTGAGCGGCGACCGGCACGAGGCCACCGCAAACGGCCTCGGTCCGCTCTTCGAGCGCCTGGGCAGGTGGAGCGAGACGCCACCACGCACGCATGGCTGGGACCTCCTCGCGCCGCAGTAGTGAAGCGAGGAAGCCGCCGGGGAGCGGCGCTCGCGAACGGTGGCGGCGGGCCTCCGCGCGGGCGGGCCCCTGAGGCTACACGCCGACCCGCGCGAGCGCGGCGCCGACGCTGCGGCTCACGAGTGTCCCCGAGGCTCGCCCCACGCGCCCTCGTCTCACGGGATCTCCCAGCAACCGAGGTCGATGCCGGACGGCGGCAGCGTGTCGAGCGGCGTGGACGTCGCCCCGCCTCGCTCGAAGGCCACCGTGTAGCGCCCCGGGAGGGCGTGGAAGCGGGTCGCTCCGAGGGACAGCCGCGTGCCTCCGTAGGGCCCCTCCACGGCGCGCAGCACGATCCGCGGGCCGAAGAGCCCCTCCTCGGCCGCGAAGGGCTCGCCCGCCAGGGTCGTCACGACCTCGACCTCGACCCGCTCGAGCTCCACGTCGCTCGCGCCCGGCTCGACCGCGTCCCACAGCCTGCGGTGCGTCGCCGGCCAGTCACCTGCTTCCTCGGGCCACGTCGGCTCGTAGTGGAGCGCGTACGGCTCACTGCCGACGAGCCAGACCTCGGCGTCGGTTCGCGCGGTGGTGTAGTAGCCCTCGACGAACGGGTGCTCGAAGCCCCACCAGCCCACCGCGCCCTCCAGCGGCGCCCCGCCCGAGGTGGCCCGGAGCGCGACCGGGACGAGCTCACTCTCCACGTCGTGAGGGCCCGGGCTCGCGAGGTCGACGACGCCGATCGAGGCGCCGTAGCCCAGCACCGCGACGTCGCGGGGGCACTCGTGGCTCGCCACCCGGAGCACGTGCGTCGTCGGGCTGCCCCACAGGGTCCAGCGCGAGGTCCCACCGACGCGATCCCCGAGCTCGTGATGGCCCACCCACGTCGTCGCCTCGTCCGTGGTGAAGGCGAGAGGGCACGCGTCAGGGCCGGGCCAGCGCCGCAGCGCGATGCGCACCTCGGAGCGGACACACGGGATGTCGATCGCGCTGGCGGTCTCGGTGGCGGGGCCCGCGTCGAGGGTGACCGTGCAGGCCGCCGCGGGGGTGACGCCCAGGGTGACGGGGCCGCGGGGCACGACGAGATCGATCTCCCCGTCGGTGTGCATGACCGGCACGGGCCACGCCCCGGGCGAGGCGACCTGGAGGGTCAGCCCCTCTCCGCTGGGGAAGGGAGCCCCCCCGAGGCTCACCGTGCCGCGGAGGCGCGCCAGTGGCAGCTCGAGCGAGAGCGGCGAGCCGTCGACGGCCAAGCCCTCGAACAGGCGCGCCGCGCGGGCGGCCACGCGCTCGTCCCGGGTCCCGCTCGGCTCGTAGTAGACGTCGTAGACGCCGGGCACGATCTGGAGCGTCCCGCGGCCGTCGACGAGATCGCCGAGCGGGACGAGGACTCCGGCGCGCTCGTGGAGTGCAGGAGACACGAACCGCAGCGCGCCGCCGAGCCACGCCGCGCTCGCACCCTCGAAGCGGACCTCGAGAGGCGCCTCGACCGTCGTGGCCGTGACCTCCAGCCGCTCGGCGTCCGGCCCCACCTCGACCGTCCCGAGCTCCAGGTGGCGCGCGCCCTCCACCAGGATTGCGTGGTACCGCCCCGGCGAGACGATCGCGCGAGGGCTCGTGATGCGCGCGCCGTCCTCGTAGAGCGCGACGTGCCCCTCGAGCGCGAAGTCCCCGCCTTCGCGGATGAGCTGGAGCCTCGCATCGGTTGTCGACGTCTCGGGGAGAGGCGCGCCGTCCAGCCGGAGCACGATCTCCACCTCCAGCGCGGGCACGTCCAGCACGACCCGGGCTCCTCGACGGCATTCGGAGGTGCATCGCCCGGCGGAGAGGTCACAGGCCTCCGCCGGCGCGCACTCGTGGTCCGCGCTGCACTCGGCCTCGCAGCGGTTCGCGACGCAGCGCCCTCCCGACGCGCACCCCCCGCAGTCCACGGCGCCGCCGCAGCCGTCCTGTCGCGTCCCGCACTCGTCAGGCGCGCACGTGAGCGCCACGCACGCGTCCTCTTCGCCCGCGTCCCCCGCATCGGGAAGATCGGGCGGGGCGCCACAACCGACGAGACAGAGCACGAGCATCGCATACCGCGGCGACATTCGGTCACGGTAGCAGCGGAGGGGGCGTACTG contains:
- a CDS encoding macro domain-containing protein, which translates into the protein MPTAFVAGDLFSEPDLEALAHGCNCAGAMGRGIAVEFRKRFPEMYDIYKKQCRDGRFTLGDVFCWQSEAVTVFNLGTQKSWRTKAELWAVERAVERMVEQARALGIQRIGLPRIGAGLGGLQWEAEVRPLLERIGDTTAAELVVFETFVKR